From the Streptomyces sp. Sge12 genome, the window CGACGAGGACGTCCTGGCCCGCGTAGGGGCCGGGGTTGCGGTACTCGCGGGCGTGCACCAGCCGGCCCTCGTACGCGTCCCTGCCCGGCCAGTCGGGCAGCGCGGGCGTGTGGTTGTACCCGGTGGCGATGACGACGGCCGCTGCGGCCAGCTCCCGCCCGCCGGTGGCGTGCAGGATCCAGCCGTCCTCGCCCTCGGGGGCGCGCTCGATCCGGGTGACCTCCACGCCGGTCACCAGCTCCAGCTCGTGGAACTCGGCGTACTTCTCCAGGTAGCGCACCACATCGTCGCGGGAGACCCAGCGCCCGAAGCGGCGCGGCATCGCCAGGCCCGGGAGGGCGGAGAGGCGGCGCGTGGTGTGCAGGCGCAGCCGGTCGTAGTGGCGTCGCCAGGACGTGCCGACCTCGTCGGACTTCTCGACGACCACCGCACGGACCCCGCGGGCGCGCAGCGCGGCGGCCGCGGCGAGGCCGCCGGGGCCGGCCCCGATGACGTACACGGGGCGGGGCTGGGTGGTCATGTCGGGTGCTGTCGGGTCTCCGGGCATGAGGTGTGATCGTATCGCCACGCTGGGTTGATGGGTCTCGGTCGGGCGGGGAATCGATTGCGGATCGATCACGGACCGCCGCGGCCACGCGGGGGTCCGTGGATCCGCGGCCGACCGGGGCCTTGCGTGAACGCCCCGGATCCGCTCAACTGACGTACCGTCAGATAGAGCGTGCGCGTCGATCGCGAGAGGGGTGGGGGCTGCCGATGCAGACCATCTGGCTCAGTGGGGCCGAATGGCTCGCCGTGCTCCGGATAGGCCTCGGCCTGTGGTGGCTGGAGAGCTGGCGGCACAAGGACAAGAAGGGCTGGTTCGAACGCGGCACCGGCATCGCCTGGGCCGCCGACGTCGCCGGCAAACACCGTTGGACCTTCGTCAAAGGCGGCTTCGAGCGGGTCGTCGCACCCCGGCCGAAGGCGATGGCGTACATCGTCGTCTACGCCGAACTCGCCCTCGGGCTGGGCCTGGTCCTCGGCCTCCTCACCCCGGTCGCCCTGGTCGGAGGCCTGCTGCTGAACCTGCTCTACCTCGTACTGATGATCCACGACTGGGCCGAGCAGGGCCAGAACGCGATGATGGCGCTCATCTCGCTCGTCGCGCTCCTCGCCATGTCCTGGCAGACCTGGTCCCTCGACGCGGCGATCGGACTGTTCCTGTGACCGCCGCCGTGCGCCACGACCTCCCCGAGGCCGACGACTTCACCCGCCCCTACTGGGACGCCGCGGCCCAGGGCGGGCTGCTGCTGCGGCGCTGCGCCGACTGCGGGCGGGCGCACCACTACCCGCGCGAGTTCTGCCCGTTCTGCTGGGCGGGCGAGGACCGCGTCGCATGGGAGCCGGCGAGCGGCCGGGCGACCCTCTACACGTGGTCGGTGATCCACCGCAACGACCTCCCGCCGTTCGGCACGCGCGTCCCGTACACGGCGGCCGTCGTCGACCTCGCCGAAGGCCCGCGGATGATGACCGAGGTGGTGGACTGCGAGGCGGCGGACCTGCGCATCGGCATGCCGCTGACGGTCACCTTCCGCGAGACGGCGGACGGAGTGTGGGTGCCGGTCTTCCGGCCGGCCCCGCCGGACTGACGGATCAGGGCCAGAGCAGCTCGCGGTCCCATGAGCCGCTTGCGGTACGGGAGTACCGCAGGCGGATGTGCCGGCGCGCGGCGTCCCCCTGGAAGAACTCCACCTCGGCGGGATCCAGTACGTACCGCGTCCAGGTCGGAGCCGGCGCGTCCGGCTCCGACCCGGCCCGCTCCCAGGCCGCCGCCGAGACCCGCGCCAGCTCCTCCACGGAGCCGAGCACCTCGCTCTGCCGGCCCGTGAGCGCGGCGGCGAGCGCACCCCGCGAGCGGACCGCCAGGTCCGCCCGGCTCTCCTCGGGCCCGCAGGCGGTGACCCGGCCCCGGACGCGGACCTGGCGCCCCACGGAGGGCCAGTAGAAGCCGAGGGCCGCCTCCGGGCGGGCCGCCAGCTGCACGCCCTTGGCGCTGGTGGCGTGCGAGGCGAAGTGCCAGCCGCGCGCGTCGACGTCGTGCAGCATCAACGTCCGCACATCGGGCCGCCCGTCCCCGTCCACCGTCGCCAGACTCATGGTGTGCGGCTCCAACTGCCCTGCGCGGGCGGCATGCACGAACCACTCCCGAAACAGCGCCACCGGCTCACGGGGCGCGGCGGCCGGGTCGAACCCCGGGAGCGGTGAGTCCCACACGCGCAGGGAGTGCAGGGTGGCGCGGAAGTCGTCGGGGGCGGCTTCGCCGGTCTGGCCGGATCCGCGGGCATCGCTGGTCATGAGCCCCATGGAACAGCAGGGCGGGGGGAGGGGGCCAGAGGGGCGGGGGCCGACCGGTGCGGTGGGGGGGGCTTCGGGGGCGGGGGTGTGGGTGGGCGGGGTCGGTTGGTGCGGGGTGGGGCGCGGGGGAGGGGGGTGCCTGGGCGGCGGCTGGTGGGCGCGGGGCTGCTTTGGGGGCGGGGGTGTCGTCGGGCGGGGTAGGTTGGTGCGGGGTGGCGTTGGTGGGCGGGACCTGCTGGGCCGGTAGTCAGAGATGTGTATGGGGGTTTCCCGTCAGTCTCATCGTCTCTCCGTGTCGGGCCGGTCCCTCAAGGGCGCTCCTTCGTCGCGTCGCTTCGCGATTTCGCTGCGCTCAACCCTTGACCGACCGTCCCGCCCCGGACATACGAAGACTGCCGGGAAACCCCCAAAGGAACGGGCCGGGCCAAGTCTTCAGGGACGGGGAGGTCGGCGATGCCCGAGCAGGCCGGGCGCACGCACGCCCCCGAGGCGGGCTCATCCCGAGCCGCCTCCCGGGTCGGGGGAAGCGCAGCCAATCGCTACGCGCTCCTCACCTCTCAGCGTCCGACGACCGTCTTGGGCTGGGCATAGGCCGCCCACGAGCTCGGTTCGAGGCTCGACATGCGTCCGACGACCGCCTTGGGCTGGGCATAGGCCGCCCACGGGCTGTTGATGCTTCTCGACGACCGCGACTGCCGCCTATCCGGGGTGGAAAGGCGTGGGACAGCGGCTATTTCGTCGTGGATGCGGGTCAGCGCACATGGATGCCGCAAAAGGCCGACAGTTTGCACCAATTGCTCCCGTATGTGCCCCTGTTTGTGGGCTCGGTCCGGCGCTGACCCGGATCCACGACGAAATAGCCGAAGGATCGGCCGTCAGACCCTCCCAACGACCCGAGACGGTCGCCGGACGCGTGATCGAGGAGCGCCAGCGGGTCGTGGGCGGCTTATGCCCAGCCCCAGACGGTCGTCGGACGCTGAGACGTGAGGAGCGCCAACGGCCCGTGGGCGGCATATGCCCAGCCCAAGGCGGTCGTCGGACGCGTGACCGAGGAGCACCAACGGCCCCGTGGGCGGCCTATGTCCAGCCCAAGACGGTCGCCGGACGCTGAGGGGTGAGGAGCGCGTAGCGATTTGGCGCGCCCACCGACCCGGCAGGACGCTCAAGATGAGCCCGCCTCGGGGGCGTGCCCACGCCCGGCGTGCTCGCGGGTCTCTGACGTGCCCGTCCGTAAAGGCTGGGCCCGGCCCGTTCCTTTGGGGGTTTCCCGGCAGTCTTCGTATGTCCGGGGCGGGACGGTCGGTCAAGGGTTGAGCGCAGCGAAATCGCGAAGCGACGCGAGGAACGAGCGCCCTTGAGGGGCCGGCCCGACACGGAGAGACGATGAGACTGACGGGAAACCCCCATACGCGTCTCTGACTACCGGCCCAGCAGGTGCCGCCCCTGAAGCCCCCGCCCTCGCATTTCGTCCCCGACCGTCCGGGCTCCGCCTCCCCGCCGCCCCTGAAGTCCCCGCTCCCGAAGAATGTTCGCCCCGGCCGATGAGTTTTCGTTCCCGCCGCGGTCATACCTTCAGAACGCGACGGCGCATCCCGCACCCGTCCCACGGAGGAGACGCATCATGGCCGAGACAGTCAAGGGCCCCGCCAGCTACTTCCCCTTGATCGAGAAGAAGTACGGGCGTCCGATCGGGGAGTGGCAGGACCTCGTTCGGTCCTCGCCGCTGACCAAGCACATGGAGCTCGTCTCCTGGCTCAAGACCGAGCACGGCCTCGGGCACGGTCACGCCAACGCGCTCGTCGCGCACACCCTCGCCGAGGGGAAGTAGGCCGCCCCCTCACCCCCGCCCCAGCAGGACCGTCCCCGACGAGCAGAACCAGCCGCCCGTGCCCGAGGCCACGGCGACCTCCGGGAGGCGGCCGCCGGGTTTGGTGACCTGGCCCGGGCCCGCCTCGCCGCGGAGTTGGCGGACGGCCTCGACCAGGAGGAACAGGCCGCGCATGCCGGGGTGGCAGGCCGAGAGGCCGCCGCCGTCGGTGTTGACCGGGAGTTCCCCGTCGCGCAGCAGGCGGCCCTTCTCGACGAAGGCCCCGCCCTCGCCCTTCGCGCAGAAGCCGAGGTCCTCCAGGGTCACCAGGGTCATGTAGGTGAAGGCGTCGTAGATCTCCGCGAGGTCGACGTCCGCAGGGGTGAGGCCGGCCCGTTCGAAGGCGATGCGGCCCGAGACGGCCGCCGGGGACACCGTGAAGTCCTCCCATTCCGACATGGTGGTGTGGGAGACGGACGTGCCCGCGCCCAGGACCCAGACGGGGGCCTTCGCGGTGTCGGGTACGTAGTCCTCCGCGGCCAGGAGCACCGCGCAGCCGCCGTCCGAGCGGATGCAGCAGTGCAGCTTGGTGAAGGGGTCGGCGATCATGTCGCCGCCGAGGACGTCCTCGACGGTGATCGGGTCGCGGAACATCGCGTCCGGGTTCGTGGCGGCGTTCGCGCGGGCCTGTACGGCCACCGAGGCGAGCTGCTCGAGCGTCGTCCCGTACTCGTGCATGTGCCGGCGGGCGGCCATGGCGTACTTGGAGATCAGCGTGTGGCCGTACGGGACCTCGAACTGCAGCGGTCCCCGTGCCCCGAAGGAGAGGTTCGAGGTCCGACGGCGCGCCTTGATGTCCGCCCGGGCCGTGGATCCGTAGACGAGGAGCACGGCGTTGGCGTGCCCGGCGGCGATGGCGTCGGCCGCGTGCGCGGCCATGACCTCCCAGGTCGAGCCGCCCACCGAGGTGGAGTCGACCCAGGTGGGGCGCAGGCCCAGGTACTCGGCGACCTCCACCGGTGCCAGCGTGCCGAGGCCGGCCGAGGCGAAGCCGTCGATGACGGAGCGGTCCAGGCCGGAGTCGGCCAGGGCGCGCCGGGCGGCCTGTGCGTGCAGGGCGTAGGGGGTGGGGCCGTCGACCCGGCCGCAGTCCGAGAGTGCGACGCCGACCACCGCGACCCTCCGGCGGGGGCGGGAGGTGGGTGCAGATGTGAGTCCAGGCATGAAGGGACGGTATATCTGACGGCATGTCAGATGCTAGACCCCGCCGCGCAACCCGCTCCCGCCGCCCCCTGTGCATCTGCCTCCGCCGGGCCTAACATGACGGCCCGTCAGATATCTCCCGGCCACCGCTGGGAGGTGCCCCCGGGAGGAGCCCGACGATGGATGCCGCCTTCACCGCGGAGCAGGACGAGATACGCCGTACCCTGCGCGAGATCCTGGGCAAACGCTGCGGCCCCGACGAGGTCAAGGCCGCGGTCCGCACCACCGCCGGACACGACCGCGAGCTGTGGCAGCAGCTCGCCCGGCAGCTCGGGCTGCCGGGCATCGCCATCGCCGAGGAGTACGGCGGCGTCGGCTGCACCCCCGCCGACCTGGCCCTGGCCTGCGAGGAGACCGGCCGGGCGCTGTTGCCCTCGCCACTGCTGGCCACCGCCGCGCTGTGCGTGCCGCTGATCACCGCCCTCGGCTCCGCGGCCCAGCGCTCCGCGCTGCTGCCGCCGCTCGCGACGGGCGGGCTGACCGCCGCCCTCGCCGTCAGCGGCCCGGCTCTGGCCACCGCCCTCGCGCTGACCGGCGAGGACGCCTCCGGGCAGTGGGCCGGCGGCGGCCGCGCGGGCGGCGTGCAGGCCCGTGCCGACGCGGACGGGGGCGGCTGGCGGCTCTACGGGGAGGCCGCGCAGGTGCTCGACGGGCACAGCGCCGGGCTGCTGCTGGTCGCCGCGCACACCGGTGGCTTCGCGCGCAGCCGCACGCTGCTGTTCCTCGTACGGGAGGATGCGCCCGGCCTCGTACGGTCCCGGCAGGCGGTCCTGGACGAGACCCGGCCGCAGGCCGGGATCCAGCTCCGGCAGACACCCGCGGAGCTGCTCGGGGATGAGGCGGCCGATGTGCCGGCCGCCCTCGCCGCGACGGGGCGTACCGCCTCCGCCGTGCTGGCCGCCGAGGCGGTCGGGGCGGCGGGCCAGGCGCTCGCCCGTACGGTCGAGTACGTCCGTCAGCGTGAGCAGTTCGGCCGGGCGATCGGGTCCTTCCAGGCGGTCAAGCACCGGCTCGCCGATCTGTACGTCCAGGTGCAGGCGGCCCGCTCGGCGGCCTACTACGCCGCCTGGGACCCGGATCAGGGCGGCCTCGCGCTCGCCCAGGCCCTGGAGGCCCTCCGGGTGACCGCGGGCGAGGCGATCCAGCTGCACGGCGGCATCGGCTTCACCTGGGAGCACGACGCGCACCTCTACTTCAAGCGGGCGGCCGCCGACGAGCTGCTGTTCGGCCCGGTCCACCGGCTGCGGGCGCACGCCGCCGACCGCGCGGGCCTGTTCACGGACCCGGCCGCGGCCGCCGCGCCGCCGGGACACCGCGCCCGGGCCGCCGAAGCGGATCCGACCGTGAACCCGGCGGATCCGGCGCACGGCCCGTCGGATCCGGCGCAGGGCCCGGCCGCGGCATCCGCTCCCACCACGTCCACGTCCACGTCGACACCCCCGCCCCCGTTCCCGCCCGCACCCGAGAAGGTGGCCGTCTGATGGCTCCCGGCGTCAAGCTGATGCAGAAGGTCTCCTCGACCATGCTCTTCGCGAAGATCGCACCGCACTTCATCCCCGCCATGGACAAGGCGGTGCACAGGCTGACCCGCGGCAGGGTCATCCTCAGCGCCCAGATGCTGCCGGGGGTGATCCTCACCGCCAAGGGCGCCAAGACCGGTGAGCCGCGCACGACCCCGCTCGCCTGCATGCCGGAGGACGGCGGCACGACGTGGATCCTGATCGGATCCAACTTCGGCCGCCCCGGGCACCCGGCATGGACCGGGAACCTGCTCAAGCACCCGGACGCGGACGTGAGTTGGCAAGGCCGGGACATCCCCGTCCGGGCCCGGCTGCTGGCGGGTGAGGAACGCGCGGAGGCCTGGCAGGCGGTGCTGAGGTTCTGGCCGCCGTACGCGACGTACCAGGCGCGCATCGAGCGCGAGATCCGGCTGTTCCGCCTGGAGCGTCGCTGATCGCAGGCGCGATCCGCGTGCACGGAGCGGACGGCGTGAACGGCGTGGACGGAGTTGGCGGCCCGGTCGGCGTCGATGGCGTCGACGGCGAGGTCGGCGAGGTCGGCGAGGTCGGCGGGCCCCTGGAGGACGTCCGGGGGTCCGCCGCTACTTCGTCGGCTTCTTGCCCGTGATGCCGAGGTGGACGAGCAGCGCCAGGTTCGGCTTGAGCTCGGCCTGCTTGACGCCCCAGGTCTGGAAGCCCTTCTGGTGCGAGGCGACCGCGGCCAGCATCGCGACCAGCGAACCGGCCATCGCCGCGGGGCTGATGTCCTTGTCGACCTTGCCCTTGGCCTGGAGCTCCTTCATCGATTCCGTGAGGGAGTTGGTGACCGAGTTCAGGATCTTCATGCGGATCTTGTAGAAGCGCTTGTCGCCCTCGGCCGCGCCGAGGTCGACGACCCGCAGGATCGCGTCGTTGCGGCGCCAGAACTCCAGGAATCCCTCGACGAGTTCCTCGGCGGCGGCCCAACCTGACTTGCCGACCCAGGTCCGACCCTCGACGAGCGACGTCAACTGCGCGCCCTCGGTGGCCATTTGTTCGGCGATCTCCAGGACGGCGCCCTCGACGTCCGGGAAGTACTGGTAGAAGGTCGCGGGGGAGGTACCGGCCTTGCGGGCGACGTCGATCACTTTGACGTCGCGGTACGGCGAGGAGCTGAGCATCTCGCTGAGGCAGTCGAGCAGCTTCTGCCGCGTCGCCTGGCCGCGCCGGCCGGCGACACGCCCGTCGACGGTGCGTACTTGTCCTGTCATGCCGTCAGCTTACCGAGGGGTGATCGGCGCGCTATTCGGCCGCCTGCAAATGGGGTTACGGGGTCCCTGGCCTGGGCTGAAGGCGATCCCGACCGATCATGGGGGCGCATTCAGGCCGGGAAACGGGCTCTGCGCGCCCCCATCCCCGCTCCGGGCGTGTCGCCCGGTTCCGCAAGGTTTCCCCCGAATAGTCTTATCAACAGGCTGTGGACAAGTTTTCGGGCAGATCATGGCTGGGAGAGGTGGGAGGGTACACACCCCCGCACAACGGAAGGAAACGGGCCCATGGCCGCATTCGTGGAAGGCGCACCCTGCTGGGTGGACGCCTCGCTTCCGGACGTCGAGGCGGGCAAGCGGTTCTACGGTGAGCTCTTCGGGTGGACCTTCGCCGGCAGTGCGGGCGCCGAGTACGGCCACTACACCCAGGCCTACAGCCGCGGCCGCAACGTCGCCGCCCTCGCCCCCAAGCCCGACGGCCGCATGCCCACCGTCTGGGGGATCTACCTCTACACCAACGACGCCTACGCCTGCGCGCAGCGCATCCGCGCCGCCGGCGGCCAGATGGTCATGGACCCGATGCCGGTCGGCCCGTACGGCACCGCCGCGATGGCCGCAGACCCCGGCGGAGCCGTCTTCGGCCTGTGGCAGCCCGGCACCCACCACGGTTTCGAGGCCCAGCAGGAGCCGTACACGTACTGCTGGAGCGAGGTCTACACGCGGGCCCGCGACGCCGTCGACGTCTTCTACGCCAAGGTCTTCGGCTACGTCCCGCAGGACCAGGACGACGCCGGCGTCGAGTACCGCATCTGGTCCCCGCCCGGGGCGGCGCCCGGCACGGACACCGCCGTCCTGGGCCGGAGCCTGATCACCGACGCCTTCCCCGAGATCATGCCCGCGCACTTCCTCGCGTACTTCGCCGTACCGGACTGCGACCAGTCGGTCATCACCGTGCAGCGGCTCGGCGGCCGGGTCACCGCCGACCCCTTCGACACCCCCTACGGGCGGATCGCGGTCGTCGCCGACAATCAGGGGGCGGTCTTCGGACTGCTCTCGGAGCCCCGCACGGAGCCCCGCACGGAGCCCGGCGCGTAGGTCGCCCGGACGGATCGCCGGGCAGATCACACCGCGCTGCTCGACGTGCCGGGGCCGGACCGGGTCCGGGCCTGACAGAATCGGGGTTGCTCGACCCGGGCGGCGCCCGGGGTGAGACGCTGCACGGGGCAGGGCCCCGTGCCGGTGGAAGCGGGCCCGGTGAGTGGCCCGTACGGGGAGGTGTGGAGGCGAGTGGTGGAGCAGCTGACGCAGCACGACCCGAGACGGATCGGCCCCTTCGAGGTGCTGGGACGGCTCGGCGCCGGCGGCATGGGGCTGGTCTATCTCGCGCGGTCCGCGTCCGGACGGCGGGTCGCGATCAAGACGGTGCGCACCGAGCTCGCCGAGGACCAGCTCTTCCGCGTCCGCTTCACGCGCGAGGTGGAGGCGGCCCGCGCCGTCTCCGGCTTCTACACCGCGGCCGTGGTCGACGCCGATCCGCGTGCCGCCGTGCCGTGGCTGGCGACCGCGTACGTCCCGGCGCCCTCCCTGGAGGAGATCGTCAACGAGTGCGGGCCCATGCCCGCCCAGGCCGTACGGTGGCTCGCGGCCGGCATCGCCGAGGCCCTGCAGTCCATCCACGGCGCCGGCCTGGTCCACCGCGACCTGAAGCCGTCCAACGTGCTCGTCGTCGAGGACGGCCCGCGCGTGATCGACTTCGGTATCGCCAGCGGGGTGTCCAACACCCGCCTGACCATGACGAACGTCGCCGTCGGCACCCCCGCCTACATGTCGCCCGAGCAGGCGAAGGACTCGCGCAGCGTCAAGGGCGCCAGCGACGTCTTCTCGCTCGGCTCCACCCTTGTCTTCGCCGCCACCGGGCACCCGCCGTACCACGGGGCGAACCCGGTGGAGACGGTCTTCATGCTGCTGCGCGAGGGACCCAACCTGGAGGGGCTGCCCGCCGAGCTGCGGCCGCTGATCGACTCCTGCATGCAGATGGACGCCACGCTCCGGCCCACCCCGGCCGACCTCCAGGCGCAGCTCGCCCCGCACCTCTTCGACGGCGGTGACGACAGCGGGACCGCCTCGGCGTGGCTGCCCGCCCGGGCCGTCGCGATGATCGAGGCCCGGCGCGCGGGGCACCGTACGCCGCCCGCCCCCGTGGTGCCGGCGCCCGGCCCGCGCTCCGGCGGCCGCGGGGCGGCCTCCGAGGCCGCCACGCACCGCCGCCCCCGCGGTGTCGACTCGTGGGTGGACCCGCGGACCGGCCAGGCCGTCCCGCAGCGGCCGCACCACCCGCCGATGTCGCCGGTGCCCTCGGGCGAGCCGGTGCGCCTGGGCGGCTCGCCGGTGCCGATCGGGCCCGGGCCGCGCGCGAGCGCCGCGGCCCCGGCCGCGCACGCCTCCGCCGCCGCGGCGGACTCGGCGACCGGCTGGATCCGCCCGCCCGGCGGTTCGGTGGCCACCCCCTCGGCGGTGCAGCCCGTACCGGGCTCCGTACCGGGCCCCGGCCCGGCCCCGGACAGCGGCCGCTGGCGGCCGTGGCGCTTCCGCATGTCCAACGAGGTCTGGGGCACCCCGACCGTCGCCGGGAACCTGCTCTACGTGACCTCCTTCGAGGTCCACGCACTGGACGTGGCGAGCGGCCGCCGCCAGTTCAAGACCCGCGACGTCGCCTGGTCCATGGCGGTCGCCGACGGCCGGATCCACGCCTCCGACGGCCCGTCCCTCTACGCGCTCGACGCCGGTGACGGCTCCGAGCGGTGGCGGCTGTCCACCGACGCCTGGGTGTACGCGGTGCGCGCCGAGCGCGGCACGGTCGTCACCGCCACGCGCGGGGGCGGCGTACAGGGCCGGGAGGCGTCGAGCGGCCACAAGCTGTGGGAGCTGACCGGCGCGCAGAGCGACTTCGAGACCCTGGAGGCCGCTCCGGTCCTCCACGACGGCACGGTGTACGTGTGGCAGGACGCCCGGCTGCGCGCCCTGGACGCGCGCAGCGGCCGGGAGTCCTGGTCCTACCCGATCGGGGACGCGGCCTCCTGCGGGAACGTGCCCGTGCGGGTCACTCCGGCTCCGGACGGCAACGTCTACATCGCGGCCGGCACCCGCGTCC encodes:
- a CDS encoding DoxX family membrane protein; this encodes MQTIWLSGAEWLAVLRIGLGLWWLESWRHKDKKGWFERGTGIAWAADVAGKHRWTFVKGGFERVVAPRPKAMAYIVVYAELALGLGLVLGLLTPVALVGGLLLNLLYLVLMIHDWAEQGQNAMMALISLVALLAMSWQTWSLDAAIGLFL
- a CDS encoding Zn-ribbon domain-containing OB-fold protein, with translation MTAAVRHDLPEADDFTRPYWDAAAQGGLLLRRCADCGRAHHYPREFCPFCWAGEDRVAWEPASGRATLYTWSVIHRNDLPPFGTRVPYTAAVVDLAEGPRMMTEVVDCEAADLRIGMPLTVTFRETADGVWVPVFRPAPPD
- a CDS encoding pyridoxine/pyridoxamine 5'-phosphate oxidase; amino-acid sequence: MTSDARGSGQTGEAAPDDFRATLHSLRVWDSPLPGFDPAAAPREPVALFREWFVHAARAGQLEPHTMSLATVDGDGRPDVRTLMLHDVDARGWHFASHATSAKGVQLAARPEAALGFYWPSVGRQVRVRGRVTACGPEESRADLAVRSRGALAAALTGRQSEVLGSVEELARVSAAAWERAGSEPDAPAPTWTRYVLDPAEVEFFQGDAARRHIRLRYSRTASGSWDRELLWP
- a CDS encoding DUF4287 domain-containing protein → MAETVKGPASYFPLIEKKYGRPIGEWQDLVRSSPLTKHMELVSWLKTEHGLGHGHANALVAHTLAEGK
- a CDS encoding thiolase C-terminal domain-containing protein; protein product: MPGLTSAPTSRPRRRVAVVGVALSDCGRVDGPTPYALHAQAARRALADSGLDRSVIDGFASAGLGTLAPVEVAEYLGLRPTWVDSTSVGGSTWEVMAAHAADAIAAGHANAVLLVYGSTARADIKARRRTSNLSFGARGPLQFEVPYGHTLISKYAMAARRHMHEYGTTLEQLASVAVQARANAATNPDAMFRDPITVEDVLGGDMIADPFTKLHCCIRSDGGCAVLLAAEDYVPDTAKAPVWVLGAGTSVSHTTMSEWEDFTVSPAAVSGRIAFERAGLTPADVDLAEIYDAFTYMTLVTLEDLGFCAKGEGGAFVEKGRLLRDGELPVNTDGGGLSACHPGMRGLFLLVEAVRQLRGEAGPGQVTKPGGRLPEVAVASGTGGWFCSSGTVLLGRG
- a CDS encoding acyl-CoA dehydrogenase family protein; protein product: MDAAFTAEQDEIRRTLREILGKRCGPDEVKAAVRTTAGHDRELWQQLARQLGLPGIAIAEEYGGVGCTPADLALACEETGRALLPSPLLATAALCVPLITALGSAAQRSALLPPLATGGLTAALAVSGPALATALALTGEDASGQWAGGGRAGGVQARADADGGGWRLYGEAAQVLDGHSAGLLLVAAHTGGFARSRTLLFLVREDAPGLVRSRQAVLDETRPQAGIQLRQTPAELLGDEAADVPAALAATGRTASAVLAAEAVGAAGQALARTVEYVRQREQFGRAIGSFQAVKHRLADLYVQVQAARSAAYYAAWDPDQGGLALAQALEALRVTAGEAIQLHGGIGFTWEHDAHLYFKRAAADELLFGPVHRLRAHAADRAGLFTDPAAAAAPPGHRARAAEADPTVNPADPAHGPSDPAQGPAAASAPTTSTSTSTPPPPFPPAPEKVAV
- a CDS encoding nitroreductase family deazaflavin-dependent oxidoreductase, yielding MAPGVKLMQKVSSTMLFAKIAPHFIPAMDKAVHRLTRGRVILSAQMLPGVILTAKGAKTGEPRTTPLACMPEDGGTTWILIGSNFGRPGHPAWTGNLLKHPDADVSWQGRDIPVRARLLAGEERAEAWQAVLRFWPPYATYQARIEREIRLFRLERR
- a CDS encoding TetR family transcriptional regulator, with product MTGQVRTVDGRVAGRRGQATRQKLLDCLSEMLSSSPYRDVKVIDVARKAGTSPATFYQYFPDVEGAVLEIAEQMATEGAQLTSLVEGRTWVGKSGWAAAEELVEGFLEFWRRNDAILRVVDLGAAEGDKRFYKIRMKILNSVTNSLTESMKELQAKGKVDKDISPAAMAGSLVAMLAAVASHQKGFQTWGVKQAELKPNLALLVHLGITGKKPTK
- a CDS encoding VOC family protein; translated protein: MAAFVEGAPCWVDASLPDVEAGKRFYGELFGWTFAGSAGAEYGHYTQAYSRGRNVAALAPKPDGRMPTVWGIYLYTNDAYACAQRIRAAGGQMVMDPMPVGPYGTAAMAADPGGAVFGLWQPGTHHGFEAQQEPYTYCWSEVYTRARDAVDVFYAKVFGYVPQDQDDAGVEYRIWSPPGAAPGTDTAVLGRSLITDAFPEIMPAHFLAYFAVPDCDQSVITVQRLGGRVTADPFDTPYGRIAVVADNQGAVFGLLSEPRTEPRTEPGA
- a CDS encoding serine/threonine-protein kinase, which gives rise to MVEQLTQHDPRRIGPFEVLGRLGAGGMGLVYLARSASGRRVAIKTVRTELAEDQLFRVRFTREVEAARAVSGFYTAAVVDADPRAAVPWLATAYVPAPSLEEIVNECGPMPAQAVRWLAAGIAEALQSIHGAGLVHRDLKPSNVLVVEDGPRVIDFGIASGVSNTRLTMTNVAVGTPAYMSPEQAKDSRSVKGASDVFSLGSTLVFAATGHPPYHGANPVETVFMLLREGPNLEGLPAELRPLIDSCMQMDATLRPTPADLQAQLAPHLFDGGDDSGTASAWLPARAVAMIEARRAGHRTPPAPVVPAPGPRSGGRGAASEAATHRRPRGVDSWVDPRTGQAVPQRPHHPPMSPVPSGEPVRLGGSPVPIGPGPRASAAAPAAHASAAAADSATGWIRPPGGSVATPSAVQPVPGSVPGPGPAPDSGRWRPWRFRMSNEVWGTPTVAGNLLYVTSFEVHALDVASGRRQFKTRDVAWSMAVADGRIHASDGPSLYALDAGDGSERWRLSTDAWVYAVRAERGTVVTATRGGGVQGREASSGHKLWELTGAQSDFETLEAAPVLHDGTVYVWQDARLRALDARSGRESWSYPIGDAASCGNVPVRVTPAPDGNVYIAAGTRVLSVDRASGRVRWHFEAPAVFLAPAAFAPGAAITGGGVYLVDYLGTVYALDAATGQDRWRIATEARQSSDPVVVANGNVHLGAGSALYTLDAVTGTPKWRFAAGGEITGLPAVADGRVHFGSADHCLYTLDAAGGQLRWKLATGGEITGSPVAEAGVVYACSKDRCVYALDAAKGTGTRTSG